A single region of the Halorussus sp. MSC15.2 genome encodes:
- a CDS encoding Xaa-Pro peptidase family protein, translating into MNAFEARTRRCQDRLGELGADAAILFPSTNLFYASGFRDEPMERHLFLVIPSDGDPAFVAPEMYDEQIRDASWVEDIRLWSDGEDPTELVADLAAEFDLRGGRLLVDDTMWALFTQDLRETLPDADFGLASEVFDDLRMRKDEAELAALRDAAELADRVSVEIRELGENAIGMTETELADEIERRLAAAGGEGVAFGTIAGSGPNGAKPHHRHGDREIQRGDPVVLDFGAYVDGYPGDQTRTVVFAGDPPEEYEAVHETVRSAQQAAIDAVEPGVPAEEIDRAAREVIEDAGYGDRFVHRTGHGVGLDVHEDPYVVAGNETELEPGMVFSVEPGVYLPGEFGVRIEDLVAVTESGCERLNDSPRTWEPL; encoded by the coding sequence ATGAACGCCTTCGAAGCGCGAACGCGGCGGTGTCAGGACCGACTCGGCGAACTGGGCGCGGACGCGGCCATCCTGTTCCCGAGTACGAACCTCTTCTACGCATCGGGGTTCCGCGATGAACCGATGGAGCGCCACCTGTTCCTCGTGATTCCCAGCGACGGCGACCCGGCGTTCGTCGCGCCCGAGATGTACGACGAACAGATTCGAGACGCCTCGTGGGTCGAGGATATCAGGCTCTGGTCGGACGGCGAGGACCCGACGGAACTCGTGGCCGACCTCGCCGCGGAGTTCGACCTCCGGGGCGGCCGACTCCTCGTGGACGACACGATGTGGGCGCTGTTCACGCAGGACCTCCGCGAGACGCTCCCCGACGCCGACTTCGGTCTGGCCAGCGAGGTGTTCGACGACCTCCGGATGCGGAAGGACGAGGCCGAACTCGCGGCGCTCCGGGACGCCGCCGAACTCGCCGACCGGGTCAGCGTCGAGATTCGAGAGTTGGGAGAAAACGCCATCGGGATGACCGAGACCGAACTCGCCGACGAAATCGAGCGCCGACTCGCCGCGGCGGGCGGCGAGGGGGTCGCGTTCGGCACCATCGCCGGGTCCGGACCGAACGGCGCGAAACCGCACCACCGCCACGGCGACAGGGAGATTCAGCGCGGCGACCCCGTGGTACTGGACTTCGGCGCGTACGTCGACGGCTACCCCGGCGACCAGACCCGGACGGTCGTGTTCGCCGGCGACCCGCCCGAGGAGTACGAGGCGGTCCACGAGACCGTCCGGTCGGCCCAGCAGGCCGCAATCGACGCCGTGGAACCCGGCGTCCCCGCCGAAGAAATCGACCGCGCCGCCCGCGAAGTCATCGAGGACGCGGGCTACGGCGACCGGTTCGTCCATCGCACGGGCCACGGCGTCGGTCTCGACGTCCACGAGGACCCCTACGTCGTGGCGGGCAACGAGACCGAGTTGGAACCCGGGATGGTGTTCAGCGTCGAACCCGGCGTCTACCTGCCGGGCGAGTTCGGCGTCCGAATCGAAGACCTCGTCGCCGTCACCGAGTCGGGGTGCGAGCGCCTGAACGACTCGCCGCGGACGTGGGAACCGCTCTAA
- a CDS encoding NADH dehydrogenase subunit, producing the protein MSVTLQQLEQAELSDLATTLRNAGVSGAGGAGMPSYAKWDRIDEVDHLLVNHQESEPNYYIDKWLGREHADDFAALFDALVDRAFETVVVGAKAKDRDEWMREFEAATDATVYRPAELPVDPDEESGVVFAYTEDKYEYGMESVLLRMVGGEVIGQDLPMDHGWLVQNTETLYNIFRAFRDGEPTTHKFVHVGGNVPRHRFLEVPIGTPADEVLRAAGRSVSDLDVGELLADGGPGWCFEIENPEGFGVTKRTNCVLVLDGDVVWENTLGSQGRINVISAYNWDGDHETQPTETLRPERVRIPLVTNPAFEGVVAPSEPIVSPGEQVGAGEMIATPGSDGISNTQHASIDGEVERVTSEYVEIRRDSGDDTAPEVRTVAEVDRPLYWTWCRECGEYVSMIDWEGSNPTEYVCHNCR; encoded by the coding sequence ATGAGCGTCACGCTCCAGCAACTCGAACAGGCCGAACTCTCGGACCTCGCGACGACGCTCCGGAACGCCGGCGTGAGTGGAGCGGGCGGGGCGGGCATGCCGTCGTACGCCAAGTGGGACCGAATCGACGAGGTGGACCACCTGCTCGTGAACCACCAAGAGAGCGAACCGAACTACTACATCGACAAGTGGCTCGGCCGCGAACACGCCGACGACTTCGCCGCACTCTTCGACGCGCTCGTCGACAGGGCGTTCGAGACGGTCGTCGTCGGGGCGAAGGCCAAGGACCGCGACGAGTGGATGCGCGAGTTCGAGGCTGCCACTGACGCGACGGTCTACCGACCGGCCGAACTTCCGGTGGACCCCGACGAGGAGTCCGGCGTCGTCTTCGCCTACACGGAAGACAAGTACGAGTACGGGATGGAGAGCGTCTTGCTCCGAATGGTCGGCGGGGAGGTTATCGGCCAAGACCTGCCGATGGACCACGGCTGGCTCGTCCAGAACACCGAGACCCTGTACAACATCTTCAGGGCGTTCAGGGACGGCGAGCCGACGACGCACAAGTTCGTCCACGTCGGCGGGAACGTCCCCCGGCACCGGTTCCTCGAAGTACCGATAGGGACGCCCGCCGACGAGGTCCTCCGGGCCGCGGGTCGCTCGGTGTCCGACCTCGACGTCGGCGAACTGCTCGCCGACGGCGGTCCGGGGTGGTGTTTCGAAATCGAGAACCCAGAGGGGTTCGGCGTCACCAAGCGCACCAACTGCGTGCTGGTCCTCGATGGCGACGTCGTCTGGGAGAACACGCTCGGCAGTCAGGGCCGCATCAACGTCATCAGTGCGTACAACTGGGACGGCGACCACGAGACCCAACCGACCGAGACCCTGCGTCCGGAGAGGGTCAGGATTCCGCTAGTGACGAACCCCGCTTTCGAGGGGGTCGTGGCCCCGAGCGAACCAATCGTGTCGCCGGGCGAGCAGGTCGGCGCGGGCGAGATGATAGCGACGCCCGGGTCGGACGGCATCAGCAACACCCAGCACGCCTCCATCGACGGCGAGGTCGAGAGGGTCACGAGTGAGTACGTCGAGATTCGCCGGGACTCCGGCGACGACACTGCGCCCGAGGTCCGGACCGTGGCGGAAGTCGATAGACCGCTCTACTGGACGTGGTGCCGCGAGTGCGGCGAGTACGTGTCGATGATAGACTGGGAGGGGTCGAACCCCACCGAGTACGTCTGTCACAACTGCCGCTGA
- the pdhA gene encoding pyruvate dehydrogenase (acetyl-transferring) E1 component subunit alpha — protein sequence MVRDQVADFSVEYVQALDEEGDLDAAQAPDVDDDQLVEMYRLMRLSRRADERAIALQRRGESGTYAPAIGQEAAQVGSAIAMTPDEWMVPSFRESAAFLTRGAPFHRLLWYAMGMEEGAEVADANFPPAIPVGTQPLHAAGIGWGHEIAGERKAALTYFGDGATSEGDVYEAMNVSGALDAHAVFFCQNNQWAISTPRETQTRAETLAQKAVAAGIEGVQVDGNDVLGVLSVARDALESAREGDPVFVEALTFRRSMHTTSDDPSVYRTEEQESEWETRDPIVRFEAYLRNEGLLDDDRVDRITDEIEELLADEIDRAKAGREQVVPAEMFDHVFAETPPELQRQRETFEREQGDGEVASAEEGMSGEERAAGGEVSGRGDVREERETSEDEEVSGRGE from the coding sequence GTGGTCCGGGACCAAGTGGCCGATTTCTCGGTCGAGTACGTGCAAGCACTGGACGAGGAGGGCGACCTCGACGCGGCGCAGGCCCCCGACGTGGACGACGACCAGTTGGTGGAGATGTACAGGCTCATGCGCCTCTCCCGCCGTGCCGACGAGCGGGCCATCGCGCTCCAGCGCCGAGGCGAGTCCGGGACCTACGCGCCTGCCATCGGACAGGAGGCCGCACAGGTCGGGTCAGCCATCGCGATGACCCCCGACGAGTGGATGGTGCCGTCGTTCCGCGAGAGCGCGGCGTTCCTCACGCGGGGCGCGCCGTTCCACCGCCTGCTGTGGTACGCCATGGGGATGGAGGAGGGCGCGGAGGTCGCCGACGCCAACTTCCCGCCAGCGATTCCCGTTGGGACCCAACCGCTCCACGCCGCCGGCATCGGGTGGGGACACGAAATCGCCGGAGAGCGGAAGGCGGCGCTGACCTACTTCGGGGACGGCGCAACCAGCGAGGGCGACGTGTACGAGGCGATGAACGTCTCCGGCGCGCTGGACGCCCACGCGGTGTTCTTCTGCCAGAACAACCAGTGGGCCATCTCGACGCCGCGCGAGACTCAGACCCGGGCCGAGACGCTGGCCCAGAAGGCGGTCGCGGCGGGAATCGAGGGCGTGCAGGTGGACGGCAACGACGTGCTAGGCGTGCTCTCGGTCGCGAGGGACGCGCTCGAATCGGCACGTGAGGGCGACCCCGTGTTCGTCGAGGCGCTGACCTTCCGGCGGTCGATGCACACCACCAGCGACGACCCGAGCGTCTACCGGACCGAGGAGCAGGAGAGCGAGTGGGAGACCCGCGACCCCATCGTCAGGTTCGAGGCGTACCTCCGGAACGAGGGCCTGCTCGACGACGACCGAGTGGACCGGATTACCGACGAAATCGAGGAGTTGCTCGCCGACGAGATAGACCGGGCGAAGGCGGGCCGGGAGCAGGTCGTACCCGCGGAGATGTTCGACCACGTGTTCGCCGAGACGCCGCCGGAACTCCAGCGACAGCGGGAGACGTTCGAGCGCGAACAGGGCGACGGCGAGGTGGCGTCCGCCGAGGAGGGGATGAGCGGCGAGGAGCGCGCGGCCGGCGGAGAGGTTTCGGGGCGCGGCGACGTCCGCGAGGAGAGGGAGACGTCGGAGGACGAGGAGGTGTCCGGCCGTGGCGAATGA
- a CDS encoding alpha-ketoacid dehydrogenase subunit beta encodes MANELRLVEAIRQALREEMARDESVVVYGEDVGVSGGVFRATQELQDEFPEQVYDAPLAEAAILGMGVGLGATGFTPVPEIQFASFAYQGFHQLVQHASRMRSRTRGTLGVPMTVRMPYGGGIRALELHSESFEAGFAHVPGLKTVVPSNPSDAKGLLTAAIRDPDPVMFLESTSRYRAARESVPEGEHTVPLGEAEVVREGADVTVVAWGAMLHEAMSAVEDAEADAEVVDLRTISPMDSATILESVRKTGRCVVVHEAPRTGGLAAEITARINDDALYHLEAPVERVTGYDVPFPMFAREEAYRPDEERIRRGIERALSA; translated from the coding sequence GTGGCGAATGAACTCCGACTCGTGGAGGCGATTCGACAGGCCCTCCGAGAGGAGATGGCCCGCGACGAGTCAGTGGTCGTCTACGGCGAGGACGTGGGCGTCAGCGGCGGGGTGTTCCGAGCGACGCAGGAGTTGCAGGACGAGTTCCCCGAGCAGGTGTACGACGCGCCGCTGGCGGAGGCCGCCATCCTCGGGATGGGCGTCGGTCTCGGCGCGACCGGGTTCACGCCCGTCCCGGAGATTCAGTTCGCCAGTTTCGCCTATCAGGGGTTCCACCAGTTGGTGCAACACGCCTCGCGGATGCGGAGTCGGACTCGGGGGACGCTCGGAGTTCCCATGACCGTCCGAATGCCCTACGGAGGCGGTATCCGGGCGCTGGAACTCCACTCCGAGAGCTTCGAAGCCGGGTTCGCCCACGTGCCGGGCCTGAAGACGGTCGTACCGTCGAACCCGTCCGACGCGAAGGGCCTGCTGACCGCCGCGATTCGAGACCCCGACCCCGTGATGTTCCTCGAATCGACGAGTCGCTACCGGGCCGCTCGGGAGTCGGTCCCCGAGGGCGAACACACCGTTCCGCTGGGCGAGGCCGAGGTCGTCCGCGAGGGCGCGGACGTGACCGTGGTCGCGTGGGGCGCGATGCTCCACGAAGCGATGAGCGCGGTGGAGGACGCGGAGGCAGACGCCGAAGTCGTCGACCTCCGAACTATCTCTCCGATGGACTCGGCGACGATTCTGGAGTCGGTCAGGAAGACCGGCCGGTGCGTCGTCGTCCACGAGGCCCCGCGGACGGGCGGCCTCGCGGCCGAGATTACCGCCCGCATCAACGACGACGCGCTCTACCACCTCGAAGCGCCGGTCGAGCGCGTGACTGGCTACGACGTGCCGTTTCCGATGTTCGCCCGCGAGGAGGCCTATCGACCCGACGAGGAGCGAATCCGGCGCGGCATCGAGCGCGCGCTGTCGGCCTGA
- a CDS encoding transcription initiation factor IIB family protein — MTGPIRQRERDQETEREQESEESQTCPECEAGTLVADAGGSELVCEDCGLVVEERNVDRGPEWRAFNHQERQSKSRVGAPTTNTMHDKGLTTTIDWKNKDAYGRSLSSEKRSQMHRLRKWQERIRTKDAGERNLQFALSELNRMASALGVPRSVQEVASVIYRRALKEDLIRGRSIEGVATSALYAACRKEGIPRSLEEVSEVARVDRKEIGRTYRYVSQELELGMQPVDPKKYVPRFCSDLDLSEEVESKANEIIDVTAEKGLLSGKSPTGYAAAAIYAASLLCNEKKTQREVADVAQVTEVTIRNRYQEQIKAIGLYN; from the coding sequence ATGACGGGGCCAATCCGCCAGCGGGAGCGGGACCAAGAGACCGAACGGGAGCAAGAGTCCGAGGAATCGCAGACCTGTCCGGAGTGCGAGGCCGGAACGTTAGTCGCGGACGCTGGCGGGAGCGAGTTAGTGTGCGAGGATTGCGGATTGGTCGTCGAGGAACGAAACGTGGACCGCGGTCCAGAGTGGCGAGCGTTCAACCACCAAGAGCGCCAGAGCAAGAGTCGAGTCGGTGCACCCACGACCAACACGATGCACGACAAGGGCCTGACGACCACCATCGACTGGAAGAACAAGGACGCCTACGGTCGGTCGCTCTCCTCGGAAAAGCGGAGTCAGATGCACCGACTCCGGAAGTGGCAAGAGCGCATCCGGACGAAGGACGCGGGCGAGCGGAACCTGCAGTTCGCGCTGAGCGAACTCAACCGGATGGCGTCGGCGCTCGGGGTTCCCCGTTCCGTACAGGAAGTCGCGTCGGTCATCTACCGCCGCGCGCTCAAGGAGGACCTGATTCGGGGGCGCTCCATCGAGGGCGTCGCCACCAGCGCGCTCTACGCCGCCTGCCGGAAGGAGGGCATCCCGCGCTCGCTGGAGGAGGTCTCGGAGGTGGCCCGCGTGGACCGCAAGGAAATCGGTCGGACGTATCGGTACGTCTCGCAGGAACTCGAACTCGGGATGCAACCGGTGGACCCCAAGAAGTACGTCCCGCGGTTCTGCTCGGACCTCGACCTGAGCGAGGAAGTCGAGAGCAAGGCCAACGAGATTATCGACGTGACCGCCGAGAAGGGACTGCTCTCGGGGAAGTCGCCGACGGGGTACGCGGCCGCGGCCATCTACGCCGCCTCGCTGCTCTGCAACGAGAAGAAGACCCAGCGCGAAGTCGCAGACGTCGCTCAGGTCACCGAAGTTACGATTCGGAATCGGTATCAGGAGCAGATAAAGGCCATCGGACTTTACAACTGA
- a CDS encoding CPBP family intramembrane glutamic endopeptidase produces the protein MERVRAGDSSSPVSPGRTLLAAALLGVGGYGFAVAVVGVTALALIQVGVALMERPALLLGVSVVMGQGVAFGTFALGYLAYTDRGFDFVAARVPTLRDLAWSVGGLVALFAGLVALSVLFSAFGVQSASNAVAEFGERDPRIFLLLVPLSFLFIGPGEELLYRGVVQGRLREAFGPWVAIAAASFVFAVVHVFSLRGAGKIAYLAVLLVLSPILGLAYERTDNLVVPALVHGAFNAIQFYVAYLTATGWLPA, from the coding sequence ATGGAACGAGTACGGGCCGGGGACTCGTCGTCGCCGGTCTCGCCCGGACGTACCCTGCTCGCGGCGGCGTTACTGGGGGTCGGCGGCTACGGGTTCGCGGTAGCGGTCGTCGGCGTGACCGCGCTGGCGTTGATTCAGGTCGGCGTGGCCCTGATGGAGCGTCCGGCGCTGTTGCTCGGCGTCTCGGTCGTGATGGGACAGGGCGTCGCGTTCGGCACGTTCGCGCTCGGCTATCTGGCGTACACCGACCGCGGATTCGACTTCGTCGCGGCCCGGGTCCCGACCCTCCGGGACCTCGCGTGGTCGGTCGGGGGCCTCGTGGCGCTGTTCGCCGGTCTCGTCGCACTCTCCGTGCTGTTCTCCGCGTTCGGCGTTCAGTCGGCGTCGAACGCGGTCGCGGAGTTCGGCGAACGCGACCCCCGAATCTTCCTCCTGCTCGTGCCGCTCTCGTTCCTGTTCATCGGTCCCGGCGAGGAACTGCTCTACCGCGGCGTCGTGCAGGGCCGCCTTCGCGAGGCGTTCGGGCCGTGGGTCGCCATCGCCGCGGCGAGTTTCGTCTTCGCGGTGGTCCACGTCTTTTCCTTACGGGGCGCGGGAAAAATCGCGTACCTCGCGGTGCTGCTCGTCCTCTCGCCGATTCTCGGCCTCGCGTACGAACGGACCGACAACCTCGTGGTTCCGGCCCTCGTCCACGGGGCGTTCAACGCGATTCAGTTCTACGTCGCGTATCTCACAGCGACGGGTTGGTTACCGGCCTGA
- a CDS encoding twin-arginine translocase TatA/TatE family subunit, translated as MIPLFGPVPGGMEMMVILLIAVLLFGANKIPKLARSTGEAMGEFKKGRQEIEDELQNAADPETDSEVGAAETDANVETDTSEA; from the coding sequence ATGATTCCACTATTCGGACCAGTGCCCGGCGGGATGGAGATGATGGTGATTCTCCTCATCGCCGTCCTGCTGTTCGGCGCGAACAAGATACCGAAACTCGCCCGCTCGACCGGTGAAGCGATGGGCGAATTCAAGAAAGGACGACAGGAAATCGAGGACGAACTGCAGAACGCGGCCGACCCCGAGACCGACTCCGAGGTCGGCGCGGCCGAGACCGACGCTAACGTCGAAACCGATACCTCGGAAGCGTAG
- a CDS encoding gamma-glutamyltransferase family protein: MTDPDPDRFSSRRSTVYAPNGLVATSQPLAAEAGVRSLREGGNAFDAAVATAAALNVVEPTSTGLGGDVFALYRTADGEVGAMRSCGGAPADATIENVRAALEADANASDYYPESRGYATDSPDEAGMPFLGPHAVTVPGTARGWEATVERLGNLTLADALEPAIEYATEGYPVSEIIASHWTGAEDLFTDDHAREAYLKDGRAPKTGETMRLPRLGESMRTIAEQGADAVYEGEIAEKIAAEVQAAGGFMTVEDLAAFEPEFIDPVSTTYNGAEIYELPPNNQGLVALEALNVAEEIGAGDHPLDSPERIHYFAEAMKRAFHDGHRYITDPEYEEIPPLASAEWAAKRAEGIGETADDDVSFGVPDSHAEDADTVLLTVADDEGNLVSFINSRFAGFGSGLVAGDTGIALQNRGASFSLDPDHPNSLEPGKRPFHTLIPGLAKFDEGDWAAFGVMGGYMQPQGHVQVISNVVDYDMPLQAALDHPRWRYRESGELAVEGRLDGATQSKLARKGHDVRVLPPVMFGGAQITRVEGLHGDDPVLSGATEPRKDGNATGY, translated from the coding sequence ATGACCGACCCGGACCCGGACCGATTCAGTTCGCGCCGCTCGACAGTCTACGCCCCGAACGGTCTCGTCGCCACGAGCCAACCCCTCGCCGCCGAGGCGGGGGTCCGGTCGTTGCGCGAGGGCGGCAACGCCTTCGACGCCGCGGTAGCGACCGCCGCCGCGCTCAACGTGGTCGAACCGACGAGTACCGGTCTCGGCGGCGACGTGTTCGCGCTCTACCGGACCGCCGACGGCGAGGTGGGCGCGATGCGGTCGTGCGGCGGTGCGCCCGCGGACGCGACCATCGAGAACGTCCGGGCCGCGCTGGAGGCCGACGCGAACGCCAGCGACTACTACCCCGAATCCCGGGGCTACGCGACCGACTCGCCGGACGAGGCCGGAATGCCCTTCCTCGGGCCGCACGCGGTCACGGTGCCGGGGACGGCCCGCGGGTGGGAGGCGACCGTGGAGCGACTGGGGAATCTGACGCTCGCGGACGCGCTCGAACCGGCCATCGAGTACGCGACCGAGGGCTACCCCGTCTCGGAGATAATCGCCTCCCACTGGACCGGCGCGGAGGACCTGTTCACCGACGACCACGCCCGCGAGGCGTACCTGAAAGACGGTCGCGCACCGAAGACGGGCGAGACCATGCGCCTCCCGCGCCTCGGCGAGTCGATGCGGACCATCGCCGAGCAGGGCGCGGACGCGGTGTACGAGGGCGAAATCGCGGAGAAGATAGCCGCGGAGGTGCAGGCCGCGGGCGGGTTCATGACGGTCGAAGACCTCGCGGCCTTCGAACCGGAGTTCATCGACCCGGTCTCCACGACGTACAACGGCGCGGAGATATACGAACTCCCGCCGAACAATCAGGGTCTCGTCGCGCTCGAAGCCCTCAACGTCGCCGAGGAAATCGGCGCTGGTGACCACCCGCTCGACTCGCCCGAGCGCATCCACTACTTCGCGGAAGCGATGAAGCGAGCGTTCCACGACGGCCACCGCTACATCACCGACCCCGAGTACGAGGAGATTCCGCCGCTGGCGTCCGCGGAGTGGGCCGCGAAGCGCGCCGAGGGCATCGGCGAGACGGCGGACGACGACGTGTCGTTCGGCGTTCCCGACTCGCACGCGGAGGACGCCGACACCGTCCTCCTGACGGTCGCCGACGACGAGGGGAATCTGGTCTCGTTCATCAACTCCCGGTTCGCCGGGTTCGGGTCGGGACTCGTCGCGGGCGACACCGGCATCGCGCTCCAGAACCGCGGCGCGTCGTTCTCGCTGGACCCCGACCACCCGAACAGTCTCGAACCCGGCAAGCGACCGTTCCACACGCTGATTCCCGGTCTCGCCAAGTTCGACGAGGGCGACTGGGCCGCGTTCGGCGTGATGGGCGGATACATGCAACCGCAGGGCCACGTACAGGTCATCTCGAACGTGGTGGACTACGACATGCCGCTTCAGGCGGCGCTCGACCACCCGCGCTGGCGCTACCGTGAGTCGGGCGAACTCGCGGTCGAGGGCCGCCTCGACGGGGCGACCCAGTCGAAACTCGCCCGGAAGGGCCACGACGTGCGCGTCCTCCCGCCGGTGATGTTCGGCGGTGCCCAGATAACCCGCGTCGAGGGTCTCCACGGCGACGACCCGGTCCTCTCGGGCGCGACCGAACCTCGGAAGGACGGCAACGCGACGGGCTACTGA
- a CDS encoding aldo/keto reductase — protein sequence MTALEDLDLDFVQFGGTGLQTSELQFGTWRFGKETEEGNVEIGEDRAEELLDAYAEAGGRYIDTADVYGAGKAEEWIGDWLSERDRERFTIASKIYWQIRDDDPNSRGTNRKNLRHRVDEILDRLGTDYIDVLYIHRWDDQTPTREMMKTFDAIVRSGKVNYLGASTLRPNAWKVAKANEIARAEGWEPFTVLQPRYNLVDREIEGDYLEMARRENLAVCPWSPLGQGFLTGKYSREDGLTGDSRAAESSRFRESYLTEENFDVHDELDAVAEEVGASPAQTALAWVMHRDGVTAPIVGARTVEQLEENLAAAEIDLSDEQVRRLTESKGGPYAGL from the coding sequence ATGACTGCACTGGAAGACCTCGACCTCGACTTCGTCCAGTTCGGTGGCACCGGTTTGCAGACGAGCGAACTCCAGTTCGGGACGTGGCGGTTCGGCAAGGAGACCGAGGAAGGCAACGTCGAAATCGGCGAGGACCGCGCCGAGGAACTGCTCGACGCCTACGCCGAGGCGGGCGGACGATACATCGACACCGCCGACGTGTACGGGGCCGGGAAGGCCGAGGAGTGGATTGGCGATTGGCTGTCCGAGCGCGACCGCGAGCGGTTCACTATCGCCTCCAAAATCTACTGGCAGATTCGAGACGACGACCCCAACAGCAGGGGCACGAACCGGAAGAACCTCCGGCACCGCGTGGACGAGATTCTCGACCGTCTCGGCACCGACTACATCGACGTCCTCTACATCCACCGCTGGGACGACCAGACGCCGACCCGCGAGATGATGAAGACGTTCGACGCCATCGTCAGGTCGGGGAAGGTCAACTACCTCGGGGCGTCCACGCTCCGGCCGAACGCGTGGAAGGTGGCGAAGGCGAACGAAATCGCTCGCGCCGAGGGCTGGGAGCCGTTCACGGTACTCCAGCCGCGGTACAACCTCGTGGACCGCGAAATCGAGGGGGACTATCTGGAGATGGCCCGACGGGAGAACCTCGCGGTCTGTCCGTGGAGTCCACTGGGTCAGGGCTTCCTCACCGGGAAGTACTCCCGGGAGGACGGGCTGACCGGCGACTCGCGGGCCGCCGAGTCCAGTCGCTTCCGGGAGTCGTACCTGACCGAGGAGAACTTCGACGTCCACGACGAACTCGACGCGGTCGCCGAGGAGGTCGGCGCGTCGCCTGCCCAGACCGCGCTCGCGTGGGTGATGCACCGCGACGGCGTGACCGCGCCCATCGTCGGTGCCCGCACGGTCGAGCAACTGGAGGAGAATCTCGCCGCCGCCGAGATAGACCTCTCCGACGAGCAGGTCAGACGACTCACCGAGTCGAAGGGCGGGCCGTACGCCGGTCTCTGA